Part of the Candidatus Hydrogenedentota bacterium genome, CAATGGCTTCTTCACGCTGGATCGGCGGCATGGCGTATCGGTTTTCGATGGAGCCCAGGGCGGTCATGCGATAGATGGCTTCCGCCTGTTCCGGCGTGACATGCCCCTCGCGCAAGACGCGCTTCACCTTCTCCGGCTCCACATCATCGAGTTCCTGGGCTCGCTTGAAGTAACGCACGGCCATTTGCTTCTTCATGGCCGCGTGGATGATTTCCTCGTTTCCAGCAGCAAATAGTGCTGCGAGATAGCGCATTGGCAACCTCGCCTTGTCAAGATGAGAGAAGAACTCCTCAGCATCGTGCTGATAGATGCCGTCTCCAACGCGGCCGGAGACCGGCAACATCGGCGGGACGTAGTACAGCATGGGCATCGTGCGAAATTCGGGATGGAGCGGCAGCGCGAGTTCCCACTCCTTCACATATTTGTATACGGGGGAGCGTCGAGCGGCAGCCACGAACTTCTCGCTAACACCGGATTTCTCTGCTTCACGCGCCACGCCGGGATCATTCGGATCGAGTAGTATGCTTCGGTGCGCTTCGACCAGAGATCGCTCAGGCGCTTTCATGGATTCCTCGATGCGGTCCGCGTCATACAAGAGGACACCCATGTAGCGGATGCGCCCCACGCACGCATGGAAGCAGGCAGGTGGCTGCCCTGTCTCGACGCGAGGGAAGCAGAGAATGCACTTCTCGGACTTGCCAGTCTGCCAGTTGTAGTACATCTTCTTGTAAGGACACGCCGAGACGCAGGCCCGCCACCCGCGGCATTTTTCCTGATTGACCAATACGATGCCGTCCTCGCCTCGTTTGTACAGGGCCCCCGAAGGGCATGAAGCGACGCAACTCGGATTTGCGCAGTGATTGCAGATGCGCGGGAGATACATCATCGAGATGTTCTCGATCTCAAACAGCATCCGCCGCTCATCCTCCGTAAGCTGCTTGAGGTTCGGGTCATTCTCTGCGTACACCGGCGAACCGCCGAGGTCGTCATCCCAATTGGGACCGGCCTCGATGTTCATCACGTCTCCGGTTATCTGCGAGATGGGCACGGCGGTCGGCTGGTCGTCTCCGGCCTCTGCATCAAACAGGTTCTGATACGTATAGGTCCATGGCTCGTAGTAATCGTCCAGCCCCGGCTGATTGGGGTTATAGAACAACTTAAGAAAGCTGCTCACCTTGGTTTGACAACGCAGCTTCAATTCCCGCTTCGCGGTCAGTTCCCAGCCGCCTTTGTAGTTGAGTTGGTCTTCCCAAAGCGTCGGGTAGCCCGTTCCCGGCTTAGTCTCGACGTTGTTCCACCACATGTATTCGGCGCCGGCTCGATCCGTCCACACGTTCTTGCAGGCGACGCTGCACGTGTGACACCCAATGCACTTGTCGAGGTGAAACACCATCGCTACGTGAGCGCGTACGTCCATACGAAAGAGACTCCTTTCCTACCACTCGGGCTTGACGATTTTGCGCACAACCACGTAGGTGTCCCGGTTCACGCCGGTCGGACCCCAGTAATTGAACGCGTAGCTGAATTGCGCGTAGCCGCCAATCATGAAGAGGGGCTTCAAGCGCGCGCGCGTAAGGCTGTTATGCGCGCCCGCGCGCTTGTTCCCGCGCCCAGGCGCTTTCGGCACGCCGATGGTCCGTTCCGTAGCGTGGTAGATGAAGCAGATACCGCGAGGTATGCGCGCACTCACGCAGGCACGCGTAACAACCACGCCGTGGTCATTAATGATCTCCACCCAGTCGTTGTCTTGAATCCCGAGAAGACCGGCATCGCTGTCATTCATCCAGAACGGTTCTATTCCCCGAGAAAGAGTCTCCATACGCAGGGTATCGCCGTATGTGGAGTGGATATGCCATTTGCCATGCGGCGTAAGGTAATTGAGAACGAGCGAGCCATGGTCGGATGCGGTGATTTCAAGATCACGCGTCGTCCGTCGATCCGCACGCGGCTTGAACGTCGGCAAGTGTTCGCCGAATGCGCGGTACGCTTCGTGGTCCAGATAGAAGTGCTGGCGGCCCGTCATGGTACGCCAAGGGACGAGACCTTCGACGTTCTGACAGAATGCACTGTACGTACGGCCGTTCCGCACGTCTCCTGTCCAGTATGGCGTGGTCAACAAACGTCGCGGCTCCGTGCAGATGTCTTTGAACGACATCCGCACGGCCCGCGTTGGTTCGGCCGTGTGTGTGTGGTCGATGCCCGTCTTGATGGCCTCTGCCGCGTAGGCTCGGAAGGCGCACTCCCCATTGGTCTCAGCAGCAAATGCAAGGATGGCGTCGCACACCGATCGATCTTCAAACAGGGAGGGGTACTTCGCGCCACCCCATTCCTCGACCGGGTGCGTCTTCATGAACTCATCGTATAGGTCATCGACCATGTAATTGGTTCCATGCATGCCGATGCCTTTGTCGCGGAAGTTTCGGCCGAGACTGATGTACTTTTCGTAGACCTTGGTGTAGTCCCGTTCGACGATGGTCAAGTTGGGCATTGTCTTGCCGGGAATCGGTTCGCATTCCCCATGTGCCCAGTCTTTGATAGTTGGCTGCGCGACTTCGGCTGCCGTATCGTGCGCCAAGGGACTGGCTACCACGTCTTTAAGCGGCTTGGGCAAATACCGTTTGGCAAGTTCCGAGGTTTGTTGCGCAATCTCACGGAAGATCTTCCAGTCGCTCTTGGATTCCCAACATGGAGGAACAGCCGCTTGAAGCGGATGCATGAACGAATGCATGTCCGTGGTGTTTAGGTCGTCCTTTTCATAAAAGGTCGCCGTTGGCAACACAATGTCCGAATAGAGCGCGGACGTGTCCATGCGGAAGTTCAGATCGACGACCAAGTCCATTTTCCCTAGGTCGAGCTTTTCGTGCCACGCGACTTCCTTCACATGTTCCTGAGCGACCTCGTTGGCGATACTTGCGTGGTGTGTACCCAGGTAGTGTTTAAGAAAGTACTCGTGCCCTTTTGCCGAGGCCTGCAAGGCGTTTCCGCGCCAGATATACCACACGCGCGGCCAGCACTCCGGCGCATCAGGGTCTTCGCTTGCGAACTTCAGCGACCGATCTTTAAG contains:
- the narH gene encoding nitrate reductase subunit beta, coding for MDVRAHVAMVFHLDKCIGCHTCSVACKNVWTDRAGAEYMWWNNVETKPGTGYPTLWEDQLNYKGGWELTAKRELKLRCQTKVSSFLKLFYNPNQPGLDDYYEPWTYTYQNLFDAEAGDDQPTAVPISQITGDVMNIEAGPNWDDDLGGSPVYAENDPNLKQLTEDERRMLFEIENISMMYLPRICNHCANPSCVASCPSGALYKRGEDGIVLVNQEKCRGWRACVSACPYKKMYYNWQTGKSEKCILCFPRVETGQPPACFHACVGRIRYMGVLLYDADRIEESMKAPERSLVEAHRSILLDPNDPGVAREAEKSGVSEKFVAAARRSPVYKYVKEWELALPLHPEFRTMPMLYYVPPMLPVSGRVGDGIYQHDAEEFFSHLDKARLPMRYLAALFAAGNEEIIHAAMKKQMAVRYFKRAQELDDVEPEKVKRVLREGHVTPEQAEAIYRMTALGSIENRYAMPPIQREEAIEGDNSEGCAPERCKGQCGFGPVQTPKRGS
- a CDS encoding molybdopterin-dependent oxidoreductase; translated protein: FLVEARHNGAKVVVFSPDFSQTSKIADEWIPIHQGQDGAFWMAVNHVILKECFVDRNVAYFTDYLKKYTDAPFVVCLDDTGKGVFRAGAYLRASQIPGAKDEELAEWKLFMFDETTSELRMPKGTVGHRWQQEKGHWNLKLEDDKSGSPINPLLSLNGHGAENVKVEFWDFSQSTNDKPVRRSVPARRVETIDGPVWVTTAFDLMLAQHGVSSGQPGEWPSSYEDDTQPYTPAWQEQFTGINGSVVVNFARQWAQTAERTHGKCMIIIGAGVNHWYHNNLIYRACITTLMLTGCVGRNGGGWNHYVGQEKLAPQASWGPIAFGADWAGPPRLQNSPSFHYVHSDQWRYDMPFNEICAVGDETHRMASGHTIDKQALAVRCGWLPFFPQFTQSNFEVVREAEAAGATTNESIIQRVIQRLKDRSLKFASEDPDAPECWPRVWYIWRGNALQASAKGHEYFLKHYLGTHHASIANEVAQEHVKEVAWHEKLDLGKMDLVVDLNFRMDTSALYSDIVLPTATFYEKDDLNTTDMHSFMHPLQAAVPPCWESKSDWKIFREIAQQTSELAKRYLPKPLKDVVASPLAHDTAAEVAQPTIKDWAHGECEPIPGKTMPNLTIVERDYTKVYEKYISLGRNFRDKGIGMHGTNYMVDDLYDEFMKTHPVEEWGGAKYPSLFEDRSVCDAILAFAAETNGECAFRAYAAEAIKTGIDHTHTAEPTRAVRMSFKDICTEPRRLLTTPYWTGDVRNGRTYSAFCQNVEGLVPWRTMTGRQHFYLDHEAYRAFGEHLPTFKPRADRRTTRDLEITASDHGSLVLNYLTPHGKWHIHSTYGDTLRMETLSRGIEPFWMNDSDAGLLGIQDNDWVEIINDHGVVVTRACVSARIPRGICFIYHATERTIGVPKAPGRGNKRAGAHNSLTRARLKPLFMIGGYAQFSYAFNYWGPTGVNRDTYVVVRKIVKPEW